The following proteins come from a genomic window of Edaphobacter sp. 4G125:
- the hemG gene encoding protoporphyrinogen oxidase, which translates to MKRIAILGGGIAGLAAAYELAQLSSKGISIRVELFEASPRLGGIVETIREGGFVIEGGPDGWVSEKPWARELAVELGLEEELIYSNDDQRKTYVLIDGALKAMPDGMRMMVPTDLAALDASELFSDEAKRAFHCEVGRAEELRKAVPEHDESVAEFVRRHFGDEVLTKIGAPLLSGVFGGDVTQLSVRAVMAPFVALEREHGSLIAGLQAREAKATKKTPIFTTLRSGLGALIDRMVAAIPQEWIHLNREANGLERDSQGWLVRTSSGVEHFDAVLLATPLHVARALLEPIDSRSAELMQMDASSAVVVGFGFDDAAKAPVPSGFGFLVPPDSNSLLLACTFMDQKFKDRVPAGGRLLRAFFGGRSAERVLGCGNDEIVAIARMELARILGPLPEPQISVVRRLPFSLPQYAVGHLERMAELDERIRGLGGLWLLGNGYRGVGLPDLIRDARAAVRASC; encoded by the coding sequence ATGAAGCGCATTGCGATTCTTGGGGGCGGAATTGCGGGACTCGCTGCGGCCTACGAACTAGCGCAACTTTCAAGCAAAGGTATATCGATCCGGGTAGAGCTTTTTGAGGCGTCCCCCCGCCTGGGTGGTATCGTCGAAACCATTCGTGAGGGCGGTTTTGTCATCGAGGGTGGGCCGGATGGCTGGGTCAGCGAAAAGCCCTGGGCGCGGGAGCTTGCAGTTGAGCTTGGGCTTGAAGAGGAGCTGATCTACTCGAACGACGATCAGCGCAAGACCTATGTGCTGATCGATGGCGCGCTCAAGGCGATGCCGGATGGAATGCGCATGATGGTTCCGACAGACCTTGCGGCGCTCGATGCCTCAGAGTTGTTCAGCGATGAGGCGAAGAGAGCTTTTCATTGCGAGGTGGGTCGTGCTGAAGAGTTGCGCAAAGCTGTTCCTGAGCACGACGAGAGCGTGGCTGAATTCGTTAGACGACACTTCGGCGATGAGGTGCTGACGAAGATTGGTGCACCTCTGCTAAGCGGTGTCTTTGGTGGTGATGTGACGCAGTTGAGTGTCCGCGCCGTGATGGCTCCGTTTGTAGCGCTGGAGCGCGAGCATGGCAGTTTGATCGCAGGACTTCAGGCTCGCGAAGCGAAGGCGACAAAGAAGACGCCCATCTTCACTACGTTGCGGAGTGGATTGGGGGCGCTGATTGATCGTATGGTTGCTGCGATTCCGCAGGAGTGGATTCATCTCAACAGAGAGGCGAATGGGCTGGAGCGTGATAGCCAGGGATGGCTGGTTCGAACCAGCTCTGGAGTGGAACATTTTGACGCAGTTTTGCTTGCTACACCGCTCCATGTCGCACGAGCTCTGTTGGAGCCTATCGATTCGCGTTCAGCTGAGTTGATGCAGATGGATGCCAGCTCAGCAGTTGTTGTGGGCTTCGGCTTTGACGATGCAGCAAAGGCACCTGTTCCTTCAGGATTCGGATTCCTCGTTCCGCCGGATTCGAACAGCCTCCTTCTCGCCTGCACGTTTATGGACCAGAAGTTCAAGGATCGCGTTCCTGCTGGCGGTCGCTTATTGCGAGCCTTCTTCGGAGGGCGGTCGGCGGAGCGTGTTCTTGGGTGCGGCAACGACGAGATTGTAGCGATCGCGCGGATGGAGTTGGCGCGGATTCTCGGTCCACTTCCGGAGCCGCAGATCAGTGTTGTAAGACGCCTGCCATTTTCGCTTCCGCAATATGCCGTCGGGCATCTGGAGCGCATGGCAGAGCTGGATGAGCGAATCCGCGGACTCGGCGGTCTTTGGCTATTGGGAAATGGATATCGCGGTGTCGGGCTGCCGGACCTCATTCGCGATGCGCGCGCAGCCGTTCGCGCCTCTTGCTGA
- a CDS encoding tetratricopeptide repeat protein, which translates to MTRYSRQDVLRILHLNARQIVSWERAELIALKEEYSFEDLGQLRALRDLQAHAATTKKRISASSIRASIAAMERVAGMRNPLLETSAVRRGSRLAFRFDGVLVDPLTQQLVFDFDAQTGQRLEVVRTREAQAQSPAQRDAELQDMFLRAVQFEENPATLQQAILLYEAILIVEPSHAPTLINLGTIHYNMRHFERAEGLYRRATMADPEYALAFFDLGNVLDEMQHLEEAICAYQKAIALVPQYADAHYNLALAYERQGQRRRALRHWLMYVRLDPVGPWASHARDQARKILKVEKLSIVSRRGHLVRAG; encoded by the coding sequence GTGACCCGATATAGCCGTCAAGACGTCCTTCGAATCCTACACCTGAACGCACGACAGATTGTGTCGTGGGAGCGGGCCGAGCTGATCGCCCTTAAAGAGGAGTATTCCTTCGAGGATCTGGGCCAACTCCGGGCATTGCGCGATCTTCAGGCCCATGCGGCGACCACAAAGAAACGCATCTCGGCCAGTAGTATTCGAGCTTCGATTGCTGCGATGGAGCGTGTGGCGGGGATGCGGAATCCTTTGCTGGAGACCTCAGCTGTACGGCGTGGATCACGTCTGGCATTTCGATTTGATGGAGTTCTGGTCGATCCACTGACACAACAGCTGGTCTTTGACTTTGACGCCCAAACCGGGCAGCGACTTGAGGTTGTGCGGACCAGAGAGGCCCAAGCCCAAAGCCCGGCGCAGAGGGATGCCGAGTTGCAGGACATGTTTCTTCGGGCGGTCCAGTTTGAAGAGAATCCCGCGACCCTGCAGCAGGCCATCCTGCTCTATGAGGCTATTCTGATTGTGGAGCCTTCCCATGCACCAACGCTGATCAATCTGGGAACGATTCACTACAACATGCGGCACTTCGAACGGGCCGAAGGACTTTATCGGCGGGCAACGATGGCAGATCCGGAATATGCCCTGGCATTTTTCGACCTGGGAAATGTGCTGGACGAGATGCAGCATCTGGAAGAGGCGATCTGCGCCTATCAGAAGGCGATTGCACTGGTTCCGCAGTATGCGGATGCTCACTACAACCTGGCGCTGGCCTATGAGCGGCAGGGGCAACGGAGGCGTGCGTTGCGACACTGGCTGATGTATGTTCGGCTCGATCCGGTGGGACCGTGGGCGAGCCATGCACGTGATCAGGCAAGAAAGATTCTGAAGGTGGAGAAGCTCTCGATCGTAAGTCGCCGAGGCCACCTGGTTCGGGCAGGCTGA
- the iscU gene encoding Fe-S cluster assembly scaffold IscU, whose product MAYSEKVVDHYNNPRNVGTLDKAAQEVGTGLVGAPECGDVMRLQIKVNPDTQVIEEAKFKTFGCGSAIASSSLATEWVKGKTVEEALAISNTDIVKELALPPVKIHCSVLAEDAIRAAIGDWKKKNSVAETAPAAVAAQ is encoded by the coding sequence ATGGCATATAGCGAGAAGGTCGTAGATCACTACAACAACCCACGGAACGTCGGCACGCTGGATAAAGCTGCGCAAGAGGTCGGTACAGGCCTGGTAGGCGCACCGGAGTGCGGTGACGTGATGCGCTTGCAGATCAAGGTCAATCCTGATACGCAGGTGATTGAAGAAGCGAAGTTTAAGACCTTCGGCTGCGGTTCGGCAATTGCTTCCAGCTCGTTGGCCACCGAATGGGTCAAGGGCAAGACAGTGGAAGAGGCCCTGGCGATCTCGAATACCGATATCGTTAAAGAACTCGCGCTTCCCCCGGTCAAGATTCACTGCTCGGTGTTGGCTGAGGATGCTATCCGTGCTGCGATCGGCGACTGGAAGAAGAAGAATAGCGTTGCTGAGACGGCCCCTGCTGCGGTTGCGGCTCAGTAA
- a CDS encoding HesB/IscA family protein codes for MSMVSIQPTTSQDATAAAPEQVKDPFAGMTLLTAEGQQPRAKAAVEITKNALKRIRVAMAKEGVSPEQGGLRLGVMGGGCSGLSYSIRFDSQPRERDRVFVFGAGVETPGDPTDAKPVRVFVDPKSFLYLAGMVLDFEETLMRQGFNFINPNSTKSCGCGSSFTA; via the coding sequence ATGTCGATGGTTTCGATTCAGCCGACTACTTCGCAGGATGCTACTGCGGCTGCTCCTGAGCAGGTGAAGGACCCGTTTGCAGGAATGACGCTTTTGACTGCGGAGGGGCAGCAGCCTCGCGCGAAGGCAGCGGTGGAGATTACGAAAAATGCGCTGAAGCGTATCCGTGTGGCGATGGCTAAGGAAGGCGTCTCTCCCGAGCAGGGCGGCCTGCGCCTCGGGGTTATGGGCGGAGGGTGTTCCGGCCTGAGCTACTCGATCCGGTTCGATTCGCAGCCGAGGGAGCGTGACCGGGTGTTTGTGTTTGGGGCGGGGGTAGAGACGCCAGGCGATCCTACAGACGCGAAGCCAGTGCGGGTGTTTGTCGATCCGAAGAGCTTCCTGTATCTGGCCGGGATGGTGCTGGACTTTGAGGAGACCCTGATGCGACAGGGGTTCAACTTTATCAATCCCAACTCAACCAAGAGCTGTGGCTGTGGTTCGAGTTTCACAGCTTAG
- the infC gene encoding translation initiation factor IF-3, whose amino-acid sequence MLWRRIIPPIDKRSAKSFIRTNERIRAREVRVIDENGEQLGVMPPFEALKMARERSLDLVEISPNAVPPVCKIQDYGKFLYEKDKSERAARKKQKVITIKEVKFSVTVDEHDYQTKKNQAVRFLNEGDKVKASLRFKGRQMAHRDLGYKIINRLITDIGDAGVVEFMPRMEGTTLHAILAPSKKAESAPKKPAPAKPESGSTEPVTAQA is encoded by the coding sequence CTGCTGTGGAGGCGAATTATTCCACCGATCGATAAACGCTCCGCCAAGTCCTTCATCCGAACGAACGAACGAATCCGTGCTCGCGAAGTCCGCGTCATTGACGAAAACGGCGAACAGCTCGGTGTGATGCCTCCCTTCGAAGCCCTGAAAATGGCTCGTGAACGTTCGCTTGATCTGGTCGAGATATCTCCCAATGCTGTCCCCCCGGTCTGCAAGATCCAGGACTACGGCAAGTTTCTCTACGAAAAAGACAAGAGCGAGCGCGCTGCCCGTAAAAAGCAGAAGGTCATCACCATCAAAGAGGTGAAGTTCTCCGTCACAGTGGACGAACATGACTATCAGACGAAGAAGAATCAGGCCGTGCGCTTTTTGAATGAAGGCGATAAGGTCAAGGCGTCCCTCCGCTTCAAAGGCCGGCAGATGGCCCATCGCGATCTGGGCTACAAGATCATTAATCGTCTGATCACCGATATCGGTGACGCTGGAGTTGTTGAGTTCATGCCACGCATGGAAGGGACCACTCTCCACGCCATCCTCGCTCCTTCCAAAAAAGCCGAATCGGCCCCCAAGAAACCGGCTCCTGCAAAGCCTGAGTCGGGCTCGACCGAACCTGTCACTGCACAGGCCTGA
- a CDS encoding response regulator produces the protein MKRRILLVDDEVAVLLTLKAVLEINGFDVDTAASGREGKLKLRANEYHMVISDMRMESEKAGAAVIEAARSASYRPAVALLTAFPLAEEDWQELGADRMLVKPMQTRLLLEQIDRLMEAHATQSNGSIASVAGAAQQSSGSDTSRAAKKTGAKRASASESKQAPSKKSAQNVKAEKKAAVRGGRRG, from the coding sequence ATGAAAAGGCGCATTCTACTGGTCGACGATGAGGTTGCAGTGCTGCTGACCCTGAAGGCGGTGCTGGAGATCAATGGTTTTGATGTGGATACGGCTGCTTCGGGCCGAGAGGGCAAGTTGAAGCTGCGCGCGAACGAGTATCACATGGTGATCAGCGACATGCGTATGGAAAGTGAGAAGGCCGGGGCGGCCGTCATTGAAGCGGCGCGGTCGGCATCGTATCGTCCTGCGGTGGCCTTGCTAACCGCATTTCCGCTGGCGGAGGAAGACTGGCAGGAGTTGGGTGCGGATCGCATGCTGGTCAAGCCGATGCAAACGCGCCTGCTGCTGGAGCAGATTGATCGATTGATGGAAGCTCATGCGACCCAATCGAATGGGTCCATCGCTTCTGTTGCTGGAGCGGCCCAACAATCGAGCGGTTCGGATACGAGCCGGGCTGCAAAGAAGACTGGCGCGAAGCGCGCCTCTGCTTCCGAGTCGAAACAAGCACCCAGCAAGAAGTCAGCACAAAATGTAAAGGCAGAGAAAAAGGCTGCGGTCAGAGGAGGACGCAGGGGTTAG
- a CDS encoding tyrosine-type recombinase/integrase yields MERQGRYQAGTIEKIKTSLGPCWYIRFTETNGKRPRFRIGLLSEYSTEAKASRAAQLLRDQFNGPGIEKKAARTFGDVIDRYEKEEMPKRYSTRRGYSQIHRNHIRPKWGPTPLEQLDAMEVRKWLLELDLAPKTKGNILGQMRSMFRFAMLWKWIPASVNPMSLFTIPGVTKRRRKPRVINASQFWQLMNGAPLFLQTAMIGAYCLGLRVSELFALQWQDFDFLEEKVWIRRAIVESHTGEVKTERSEAPLPLAWEVMEAFLSYYHSVDLKEPTDWVFASPLNGGKKPRDSRGIQTRDLSPAGDKIDLGFNLGWHTFRHSYKVLLERAGADLTVQRDLMRHADTHTTSQVYGEVEFDRMRTSNNKAVALAFAEKQKCPGIAQGSL; encoded by the coding sequence ATGGAAAGACAAGGAAGATATCAAGCCGGAACGATCGAGAAGATCAAGACATCTCTGGGGCCTTGCTGGTACATCCGTTTCACGGAAACCAACGGCAAGCGCCCCAGATTTCGCATCGGATTGCTCTCGGAATACTCCACCGAGGCCAAAGCCTCTAGAGCCGCCCAGCTACTAAGAGATCAGTTCAATGGACCTGGGATAGAAAAGAAAGCAGCACGCACGTTCGGCGACGTCATCGACAGATACGAAAAGGAAGAGATGCCGAAGCGCTACTCGACCCGCAGAGGATACTCTCAAATCCACCGCAACCACATACGCCCAAAATGGGGACCGACACCTCTAGAGCAGCTCGACGCAATGGAGGTAAGGAAATGGCTACTAGAACTTGATCTAGCCCCAAAAACAAAGGGGAACATCCTCGGACAAATGAGGTCGATGTTTAGGTTTGCGATGCTATGGAAGTGGATTCCGGCGTCAGTAAACCCCATGTCGCTTTTCACCATACCGGGAGTTACCAAACGGCGCAGAAAGCCTCGCGTCATAAACGCATCGCAATTTTGGCAGCTCATGAACGGAGCACCACTATTTCTACAGACTGCGATGATAGGAGCCTATTGTCTTGGACTACGGGTTAGCGAGCTGTTCGCGCTTCAATGGCAAGACTTTGACTTCCTAGAGGAGAAGGTATGGATTCGGAGAGCTATCGTGGAATCGCATACTGGAGAAGTAAAAACTGAACGATCTGAGGCTCCTCTGCCTCTCGCATGGGAAGTGATGGAGGCGTTCCTAAGCTACTACCATTCAGTAGATCTGAAAGAGCCAACAGACTGGGTATTTGCAAGCCCACTCAACGGCGGGAAAAAGCCACGAGATTCAAGGGGAATACAAACAAGGGACCTCTCCCCTGCTGGAGACAAGATCGATCTAGGATTCAACCTCGGATGGCACACATTCAGGCATAGCTATAAAGTTCTGCTTGAACGAGCCGGCGCCGATCTGACTGTACAGAGAGACCTAATGAGGCACGCCGACACGCACACGACTTCCCAGGTATACGGAGAGGTTGAATTCGACCGTATGCGCACATCCAATAACAAGGCGGTTGCTCTCGCTTTCGCAGAAAAACAAAAATGCCCTGGGATTGCCCAGGGCTCTTTATAA
- a CDS encoding helix-turn-helix domain-containing protein, producing MEAIKDSTKEHLHDIMTAKEVAEYLRMSHKTVINRAIRGELPGKQIGSLWRFSRKSIEQFV from the coding sequence ATGGAAGCAATAAAAGACAGCACAAAAGAGCACCTTCACGACATCATGACGGCCAAAGAAGTGGCAGAATATCTGAGAATGTCCCATAAAACGGTCATAAATCGAGCTATCAGGGGAGAATTACCCGGAAAACAGATCGGCTCTTTGTGGAGATTTAGCCGTAAATCTATAGAGCAATTTGTATAG
- a CDS encoding YqaJ viral recombinase family nuclease, whose product MITAEELKVKWLADRRKGIGGSDVAAVFGEKYGCPRALFLDKTGVEPDYEHTEASLDLFDRGHSLEPLIADRFQRETGLAVRRMPSRVSKDRPWMRVNVDRIILSSAELGPEFEGPGYLECKSADREVFFEMRAHGMPEHYILQLQHGLAVTGWGWGAFAVLEPYTFKFLHFKVKRDERLIDVIKQVEEVFWKRVKAGDIPDKLEDFNDSRCQNCGYRLSCRNAEALPKEKKRKRIYEPDDSEEMDIIVGNIKMLDASIEEAEAQRKIERQKAVILMGDREAILVSGQGKKLLNSMRSGRQSWDTKALDTEQPQLAARYKRRGEAYSVLLMYDVNGNDE is encoded by the coding sequence GTGATTACTGCGGAAGAGTTGAAAGTAAAATGGCTGGCCGACCGGCGCAAAGGTATTGGTGGTTCAGATGTTGCTGCGGTGTTCGGCGAGAAGTACGGATGTCCGCGAGCTTTATTTCTCGACAAGACGGGAGTGGAGCCGGATTACGAGCATACTGAAGCGAGCCTCGATCTGTTCGACCGTGGCCACTCTTTAGAGCCGCTCATCGCTGATAGATTCCAGCGCGAGACTGGCCTTGCCGTCCGCAGGATGCCATCGCGGGTATCGAAGGATAGGCCGTGGATGAGGGTCAATGTCGACCGCATCATCCTCTCCAGCGCAGAGCTTGGACCGGAGTTTGAGGGACCAGGGTATCTGGAGTGTAAGTCAGCGGATCGTGAAGTGTTCTTTGAGATGCGGGCTCACGGAATGCCGGAGCATTACATCCTTCAGCTTCAGCATGGTCTGGCGGTGACGGGATGGGGTTGGGGTGCGTTCGCTGTACTTGAGCCTTATACATTCAAGTTCCTTCACTTCAAGGTGAAGCGTGACGAGCGGCTGATCGACGTTATCAAGCAAGTCGAAGAGGTGTTCTGGAAGCGCGTAAAGGCTGGCGATATCCCCGACAAGCTGGAGGACTTCAATGATTCTCGCTGCCAGAACTGCGGCTATCGGTTGAGTTGCCGCAATGCTGAAGCTCTTCCGAAAGAGAAGAAGCGTAAGCGGATATACGAGCCCGACGACTCCGAAGAGATGGACATCATTGTCGGAAATATCAAGATGCTCGACGCCTCGATAGAAGAGGCGGAAGCGCAGAGGAAGATTGAGCGGCAGAAAGCCGTGATCCTCATGGGGGACCGCGAAGCCATTCTCGTTTCCGGCCAGGGAAAGAAGCTGCTCAATTCCATGCGAAGCGGTCGCCAGTCCTGGGACACGAAGGCTCTCGATACAGAGCAGCCGCAACTCGCTGCGAGGTACAAACGACGCGGCGAAGCATACAGCGTGCTCCTGATGTACGACGTAAACGGCAACGACGAATAA
- a CDS encoding sigma factor-like helix-turn-helix DNA-binding protein yields the protein MAIFKAPVTRADGLANADYAMTLEEIGAIEGVTRERVRQIINRALNKLKIHHMDELLTMRGLANEQRRNSGITAHGVIR from the coding sequence ATGGCTATTTTCAAAGCACCTGTAACGCGGGCAGATGGCCTCGCAAACGCTGATTACGCAATGACTCTTGAGGAGATCGGTGCGATTGAGGGTGTTACCCGAGAACGCGTCCGGCAAATCATCAATCGTGCGCTGAACAAGCTGAAGATTCACCACATGGATGAGCTTCTGACGATGCGCGGCCTCGCAAACGAACAGCGCAGAAACAGCGGCATAACCGCTCATGGGGTGATTCGGTAA
- the dnaN gene encoding DNA polymerase III subunit beta, translated as MATAVIEAPMVGVKAGKVVLPLSSLQAALTKISPAIPGASCAVPVLRTIKIENTSTATTFTATDLEMAIRASVPVEQEPGGAFLIAAERFVGYVKLLEGEEVSIAPRDRRATLKCGRATTQLPLDILANYPATEFVGESGSALKIPQNVALRLLKHTGFAISAEESKYILSGALLEVFDGKVRMVGTDGHRMAIYTVSLESLVGHGAVGSLLPLHLLKALEKGMKDSSDQHVALSDDPNASSLSLRVSGALPVDIVCRKMVGTFPNYRGVIPQGSPEVFVTVNATEMLASIMRCVAMSDRENFAVRLTVSRDSIGMKSVDSTAGETEESIQVGPVGEWEPFTTGFNGQYLVDVLKVCKGDVEIKFSKPANNVPMVMSCSPEDGEEFDYVVMPMKV; from the coding sequence ATGGCAACAGCAGTAATAGAAGCTCCCATGGTAGGAGTGAAGGCGGGTAAGGTTGTTCTCCCGCTCTCGTCTCTGCAAGCAGCCCTCACGAAAATATCACCGGCCATCCCCGGCGCGTCATGCGCGGTTCCCGTCCTCCGCACGATCAAGATCGAAAACACCAGCACGGCTACCACGTTCACGGCAACAGACCTTGAGATGGCTATCCGTGCTTCTGTGCCGGTAGAGCAAGAGCCTGGCGGTGCATTCCTGATTGCAGCAGAGCGCTTCGTCGGATACGTGAAGCTGCTTGAAGGTGAAGAGGTGTCGATTGCGCCGCGTGATCGACGTGCCACGCTCAAGTGTGGCAGAGCCACTACGCAACTCCCCCTCGACATCCTCGCCAATTACCCGGCCACTGAGTTCGTCGGTGAGTCTGGTTCCGCTCTGAAGATTCCACAGAACGTCGCGCTACGCCTGCTGAAACATACGGGGTTCGCCATTTCTGCGGAGGAATCAAAATACATCCTCTCGGGTGCATTGCTTGAGGTCTTTGATGGCAAGGTGCGGATGGTTGGCACGGATGGGCATCGCATGGCGATATACACCGTATCTCTTGAAAGCTTGGTAGGACATGGTGCGGTTGGCTCGTTACTCCCATTGCATCTACTGAAGGCGCTTGAGAAGGGCATGAAGGATAGCTCTGACCAGCATGTCGCGCTGTCAGACGACCCGAACGCTTCGAGCCTGTCTCTCCGTGTGTCCGGCGCTCTTCCCGTAGATATCGTCTGCCGGAAGATGGTCGGCACCTTCCCGAACTATCGCGGCGTTATCCCCCAGGGAAGCCCTGAAGTCTTCGTTACCGTGAACGCGACGGAAATGCTGGCTTCCATTATGCGATGTGTTGCGATGAGTGACCGTGAAAATTTTGCGGTCCGGCTTACTGTGTCGAGAGATTCCATCGGCATGAAGTCGGTCGATTCCACGGCGGGAGAGACTGAGGAGTCGATACAGGTTGGCCCTGTCGGTGAGTGGGAGCCGTTCACGACAGGATTCAATGGCCAGTACCTCGTCGATGTCCTCAAGGTGTGCAAGGGCGACGTAGAGATCAAGTTCTCGAAGCCCGCAAACAATGTGCCGATGGTTATGTCGTGCTCCCCGGAAGATGGCGAGGAATTCGACTACGTCGTCATGCCGATGAAGGTGTAG
- a CDS encoding HNH endonuclease, producing the protein MVKRARIRQPKDESIRCIPLTQGQKAVVDAEDYEFLMQWNWLAKWDDGTQSYYARRRVQKLDGLEATHLGMHNALMGAFNGTIVDHIDGDTLNMRKSNLRIATHGQNAWNHPTRRDNRLGVKGVR; encoded by the coding sequence ATGGTAAAGCGGGCGCGGATTCGTCAGCCGAAGGATGAATCCATTCGTTGCATCCCGCTTACACAAGGGCAAAAGGCGGTCGTTGACGCCGAAGACTATGAGTTCCTGATGCAGTGGAACTGGTTGGCAAAATGGGATGACGGCACACAGAGCTACTACGCTCGGCGACGGGTTCAGAAGCTAGATGGGCTCGAAGCCACTCACCTTGGAATGCACAACGCGCTGATGGGAGCGTTCAATGGAACGATTGTCGATCACATCGACGGCGATACGTTGAACATGCGGAAGAGCAATCTGAGAATTGCTACGCATGGCCAGAATGCCTGGAACCATCCGACGCGGAGGGATAACCGTCTCGGCGTGAAAGGTGTCCGGTAA
- a CDS encoding DUF2786 domain-containing protein, giving the protein MANIIDKLQKLISHERSAREIGNVAEAEAFASKVQRLLAEHKLTMSEVEFEAQDKDNPINCEDATFPGSSTPAWMKYLSHGIASSCFCEVYSIARANTQTFVGRDSDRLAAVEMYRYLVATANNLCKKETKTFTEKPAFVLLNKLARHGSKEACAMKSRHLRAFKASFLLGFGTAIYKRLMDDKRVAEGNASEQAFGLILRDSVAIRRFAEEQFGVVNGRTVKAGFRSEEGFQAGKAHGYTVALRSRLALGVA; this is encoded by the coding sequence ATGGCAAACATAATCGACAAACTGCAAAAGCTGATATCGCACGAGAGAAGCGCCCGTGAGATAGGCAACGTGGCTGAAGCTGAGGCTTTCGCGAGTAAGGTGCAGCGGCTTCTAGCTGAACACAAGCTCACGATGTCAGAAGTGGAGTTTGAGGCCCAAGATAAAGACAACCCTATCAATTGCGAGGATGCCACTTTTCCGGGAAGCAGTACTCCGGCGTGGATGAAATATCTCTCCCATGGAATCGCATCAAGCTGCTTCTGCGAGGTCTACTCTATTGCTCGCGCGAATACCCAGACTTTCGTGGGGAGAGATTCTGACCGTTTAGCCGCAGTCGAGATGTATCGATACCTTGTGGCCACAGCAAATAATCTCTGCAAAAAGGAGACGAAAACCTTCACCGAGAAACCCGCTTTTGTGTTGCTGAATAAGCTGGCTCGCCACGGAAGTAAGGAGGCATGCGCCATGAAATCGAGGCACCTGCGGGCCTTCAAAGCGTCCTTTCTTTTGGGATTCGGAACCGCCATTTACAAGCGGCTTATGGATGACAAGAGGGTTGCTGAGGGCAATGCTTCGGAGCAAGCTTTCGGCCTAATCCTTCGTGATTCGGTAGCCATCCGTCGTTTTGCTGAAGAGCAGTTCGGAGTCGTAAATGGACGCACGGTGAAAGCTGGGTTCCGCTCGGAAGAAGGCTTTCAGGCTGGAAAAGCGCATGGCTATACTGTCGCGCTTAGAAGCAGATTAGCGCTGGGGGTGGCGTAA
- a CDS encoding type II toxin-antitoxin system HicB family antitoxin — protein MMRYPIKMRRDDNYFLVTFPDIPEAITQGRTEEEALEAAKDALETALDFYFDDGREVPEPSPLKKRQAFVELPVSVSAKVLLLNEMIRQKVRPVELARRLHTTPQEVNRLVNIRHTSKIDGIASALKALGKTLHITTLSDAA, from the coding sequence ATGATGCGATATCCAATCAAAATGCGGCGCGACGACAACTACTTCCTCGTTACCTTTCCCGATATCCCCGAGGCCATCACTCAAGGAAGAACGGAAGAGGAAGCACTTGAGGCCGCTAAGGATGCTCTTGAGACGGCCCTAGACTTCTACTTCGATGATGGACGGGAAGTTCCAGAGCCCTCACCACTGAAGAAGCGTCAGGCTTTCGTGGAACTTCCGGTAAGTGTGTCGGCGAAGGTTCTACTACTGAACGAGATGATCCGTCAGAAGGTGCGCCCCGTCGAACTTGCCCGGAGACTTCACACCACACCGCAAGAGGTAAATCGCCTGGTAAACATACGTCACACTTCCAAAATCGACGGCATTGCCTCTGCACTAAAAGCGCTCGGAAAGACGCTACACATCACGACACTTTCAGATGCCGCATAA
- a CDS encoding type II toxin-antitoxin system HicA family toxin yields the protein MKSSEFKRWLTEQGANFKPGKGSHLKVTLNGKQSVLPMHNKELGTGLVNAIKKQLGLK from the coding sequence ATGAAGAGCAGCGAGTTCAAACGTTGGCTGACAGAGCAGGGGGCAAACTTCAAGCCCGGCAAGGGTTCACACTTGAAGGTGACATTGAACGGGAAACAATCTGTTCTCCCTATGCACAACAAAGAACTCGGCACTGGTCTGGTCAATGCCATCAAAAAACAACTTGGCCTCAAATAA